From the genome of Psychroserpens ponticola, one region includes:
- a CDS encoding rhodanese-like domain-containing protein, giving the protein MRKIILVMSIFSSIFGMTAQQLDQIKVLEPSDYKIAIESKNVQLIDVRTSREYNSEHIKNALNIDVLNRKTFIAYFKELDPNEPVYLYCRSGSRSQRATKLLVELGFKEIYDLKGGILNY; this is encoded by the coding sequence ATGAGAAAAATAATATTAGTAATGTCAATATTTAGTTCAATTTTTGGGATGACTGCACAGCAATTAGATCAAATAAAAGTTTTAGAACCTAGCGATTATAAAATAGCTATTGAAAGTAAGAATGTACAACTTATAGATGTACGAACAAGTAGAGAATACAATTCCGAACATATTAAAAATGCTTTAAATATAGATGTCTTAAATAGAAAAACCTTTATAGCTTATTTTAAGGAGTTAGATCCAAACGAACCAGTTTATTTATATTGTAGGTCTGGAAGTAGAAGTCAAAGGGCAACCAAATTATTAGTAGAGTTAGGCTTCAAAGAGATTTACGATTTAAAAGGTGGCATTTTAAATTATTAA
- a CDS encoding cytochrome ubiquinol oxidase subunit I — MEDMIFYDRLQFAFTITFHYIFPQLTMGLSLMIVYFKWKFLRTKIEKYNNAAKFFMKIFAINFTMGVVTGIPMEFQFGTNWAKFSELTGGIIGQTLAMEGMFSFFLESSFLALFIFGEKLMGQKLHFLTGFLVFFGSWASGWFILATNAWMQHPVGYEILENGKYVLENFSALFTNPWLFPAFLHNQLASVVTSAFVMASIGAFYILRDKHSEYGRLFLKTGVVFGLISSVLVAFPTGDWNAKNVAKYQPGTFAAMEGVFETEEAGAEIVLIGQPNMVDKKLDNKIAVPNILSFLTYQEWDKQIPGMDQFEDHELPDNIPALYYSYHIMVGLGTIFIGVMALALFFLWRKKLYNIKPLLWTIMFLVPFPYIANLTGWYTAELGRQPYLVYGLLRTSDGVSPTVSSGNTLFTLLGFVALYMLLGLLFLVLVGKTINQGPTPQKH, encoded by the coding sequence ATGGAAGATATGATTTTTTATGATAGATTGCAATTTGCATTTACTATCACATTCCACTACATTTTTCCGCAATTAACCATGGGATTATCGCTAATGATAGTCTATTTTAAATGGAAATTCCTCAGAACTAAAATTGAAAAATATAATAATGCAGCAAAGTTTTTTATGAAAATATTTGCCATTAATTTTACCATGGGAGTCGTAACAGGAATTCCAATGGAATTTCAATTCGGCACCAATTGGGCAAAATTCTCTGAGTTAACAGGCGGAATTATTGGCCAAACCTTAGCTATGGAAGGTATGTTTTCTTTCTTTCTTGAATCCTCATTTTTAGCACTATTTATTTTTGGTGAAAAATTAATGGGACAAAAACTACACTTCTTAACAGGTTTTTTAGTGTTTTTTGGGTCTTGGGCAAGTGGTTGGTTTATTTTAGCAACCAATGCTTGGATGCAACATCCTGTAGGTTATGAAATTTTAGAGAATGGGAAATATGTATTAGAAAACTTCTCAGCACTTTTTACTAATCCTTGGTTATTTCCAGCATTTTTACACAATCAATTGGCATCTGTTGTAACGTCTGCTTTTGTGATGGCAAGTATAGGAGCCTTTTATATTTTAAGAGATAAGCATTCTGAATATGGTAGATTATTTTTAAAAACAGGTGTCGTTTTTGGATTAATTTCAAGTGTTTTAGTTGCTTTCCCAACAGGAGACTGGAATGCTAAAAATGTAGCAAAATACCAACCAGGAACATTTGCAGCTATGGAAGGTGTTTTTGAAACCGAAGAAGCTGGAGCCGAAATCGTACTTATTGGTCAACCTAATATGGTCGATAAAAAACTAGACAATAAAATTGCAGTTCCTAATATATTAAGCTTTTTAACCTACCAAGAGTGGGATAAACAAATTCCTGGAATGGATCAATTTGAAGATCATGAATTGCCAGATAATATTCCAGCTTTATATTATTCCTATCATATAATGGTTGGTTTAGGAACTATTTTTATAGGTGTTATGGCTTTAGCACTTTTCTTTTTATGGAGAAAAAAATTATACAACATTAAGCCATTACTTTGGACGATAATGTTTCTTGTTCCATTTCCATATATCGCAAATCTTACAGGTTGGTATACAGCAGAATTAGGAAGACAACCCTATTTAGTTTATGGTTTGTTAAGAACAAGTGATGGTGTATCGCCTACGGTTTCATCAGGTAATACTTTATTTACTTTACTCGGTTTTGTCGCTTTATATATGCTACTAGGCTTGTTGTTTTTAGTCTTAGTCGGTAAAACTATTAACCAAGGTCCAACACCTCAAAAACATTAA
- a CDS encoding HlyD family secretion protein encodes MKNYTRILGLSIIIFSLFSCGNDNGKADGYGNFEAIEITISAENNGKLMQLNVDEGDVLQKEQFIGYIDTIPLDLKQEQLKVSKAVISSKSKGVLSQISVLNSKLKTANINKTRAENLIKDNAGTQKQLDDVTGEINVIRNQIRSVEIQNAPVVNELKSIDVQLKQIDNQIEKSKIINPVNGTVLTKYAEPNEITTFGKPLYKIADLNTMQLRVYISETQLANIKFGQEVTVKIDDADTMKSYKGTISWIASEAEFTPKIIQTKEERVALVYAVKVDVKNDGSLKIGMPAEMWIDTNN; translated from the coding sequence ATGAAAAATTACACACGCATATTAGGATTAAGTATCATCATTTTTAGTTTGTTTTCCTGTGGAAATGATAACGGAAAGGCTGATGGTTATGGGAATTTTGAAGCAATAGAAATAACTATTTCTGCTGAAAATAATGGAAAACTAATGCAGTTGAATGTTGATGAAGGTGACGTGCTTCAAAAAGAACAATTCATTGGTTACATTGATACCATTCCATTAGATCTAAAACAGGAACAATTAAAAGTTTCTAAAGCTGTAATTAGTTCAAAATCTAAAGGCGTACTCTCTCAAATTTCTGTGTTAAATTCAAAATTAAAAACAGCTAACATTAATAAAACACGTGCTGAAAATCTTATAAAGGATAATGCTGGTACTCAAAAACAATTAGATGATGTTACTGGAGAAATTAATGTCATTAGAAACCAAATTAGAAGTGTTGAAATCCAAAATGCACCAGTGGTTAATGAACTAAAAAGCATAGATGTACAGTTAAAACAAATTGATAATCAAATTGAAAAAAGTAAAATCATAAACCCTGTTAACGGAACAGTTTTAACCAAATATGCCGAACCTAACGAAATAACAACTTTTGGAAAACCGCTATATAAAATCGCAGATTTAAATACAATGCAATTACGGGTTTATATCAGCGAAACCCAATTGGCAAATATTAAATTCGGACAAGAAGTTACCGTAAAAATTGATGATGCAGATACTATGAAATCTTATAAAGGAACAATTAGTTGGATCGCTTCGGAAGCAGAATTTACACCAAAAATCATTCAAACTAAAGAAGAACGTGTTGCTTTAGTGTATGCTGTAAAAGTAGATGTTAAAAATGACGGAAGCTTAAAAATCGGTATGCCTGCAGAAATGTGGATAGACACAAATAATTAA
- a CDS encoding TonB-dependent receptor: protein MKTLYSVLLCTLITVMSYGQEQNETKKDTIKQKITKLDEVIITGNIKKDPVLTVVSSKNDEKIVQPKNVADLFNNINGFSVIKRGNYAIDPSFRGAQYEQLNIQYDGGTKAMHACPNRMDPITTHIIPEEISKIEIIKGPYTVRYGTTFGGIVNLVTQKPDYEDDGIHGKISGGYESNGNSLVNLAQLQYIQEKYDIVVNAGYRDFGNYEDGNRTEIPSSFRSTDYGIKLGYNFSDDQRLQAHWRQSFGRDVLHAALAMDTEYDNSSILSLDYKLDNIGEIIKSFTTKAYYSYVDHLMTNDNRPSFMMMEASSAVDATTIGGKLELNWKPLEKLNMFSGFDAMHISRDGGRTRLVKIMNGNMLPMPITFNDKVWQDSYITDLGVFTEAKYSINSKIIFTAGLRYDNVTSDIQDPEADFEAMYDLEKRTEHNVSGTVSIKNRVSDHFTLEVAYGRGVRSANMIERFINHFTVGQDPYEYIGNPNLKAEVNNQFEIGFKGREPLKNGFNSFTYETSFYYSFFENYIVGVIDPTITRKFNPTTNPTNVKVFQNIDEAYKTGFEAMAQIDFLNDYYFKTEFAYVYAKNKDLNESLPLISPFNTKLSLGFQKEKFWGNIQYNVVSKQDHISRSFGETETDGYQTLDIRFGVKPIKNITLGVAVINAFDETYNNHLNFSFTNQADFGRTSITEPGRNFSAFLQYKF, encoded by the coding sequence ATGAAAACATTATATAGTGTGCTATTATGCACGCTAATTACAGTTATGTCTTATGGTCAAGAGCAAAACGAAACCAAAAAAGACACCATAAAACAAAAAATCACCAAACTAGATGAGGTGATCATTACTGGAAATATTAAAAAAGATCCAGTACTAACCGTTGTTTCTAGTAAAAATGACGAAAAGATTGTGCAACCCAAAAATGTTGCCGATTTATTTAATAATATCAATGGATTTTCAGTTATAAAAAGAGGAAATTATGCTATTGATCCTTCGTTTAGAGGTGCTCAATACGAGCAGTTAAATATTCAGTATGATGGTGGCACAAAAGCTATGCATGCTTGTCCGAATAGAATGGATCCCATAACAACACATATTATTCCTGAAGAAATTTCAAAAATTGAAATTATAAAAGGTCCTTACACTGTCAGATATGGAACTACTTTTGGAGGTATTGTAAATTTAGTAACTCAAAAACCAGATTATGAAGATGATGGCATACACGGAAAAATTTCTGGTGGCTATGAAAGCAACGGAAACTCATTAGTAAACCTAGCACAACTACAATACATTCAAGAAAAATATGACATCGTGGTTAATGCTGGCTATAGAGATTTCGGGAATTATGAAGATGGAAATAGAACAGAAATCCCTTCCTCTTTTAGAAGCACAGATTACGGCATTAAATTAGGTTACAACTTCTCTGATGATCAACGTTTACAAGCACATTGGAGGCAGTCTTTTGGTCGTGATGTATTACATGCTGCACTTGCAATGGATACAGAATATGATAATAGTAGCATTTTATCATTAGATTATAAATTGGATAATATTGGTGAAATCATAAAATCATTTACAACAAAAGCCTATTATAGTTACGTAGATCATTTAATGACTAATGATAACAGACCTTCGTTTATGATGATGGAAGCTTCATCTGCTGTAGATGCAACAACCATTGGAGGAAAATTAGAACTCAACTGGAAACCATTAGAAAAACTAAACATGTTTTCTGGTTTTGATGCGATGCATATTTCTAGAGATGGTGGAAGAACAAGATTAGTCAAAATAATGAATGGCAACATGTTACCAATGCCTATAACGTTTAATGATAAGGTTTGGCAAGATTCTTATATTACAGATTTAGGTGTATTTACAGAAGCAAAATATAGCATTAATTCAAAAATTATTTTTACAGCAGGATTACGTTACGATAATGTAACTTCAGACATACAAGATCCTGAAGCCGACTTTGAAGCCATGTACGATTTAGAAAAACGTACAGAACACAATGTAAGTGGAACCGTTTCTATAAAAAACAGAGTATCTGATCATTTTACTTTAGAGGTTGCTTATGGTCGTGGTGTTCGTTCTGCTAATATGATTGAGCGTTTTATTAATCACTTTACTGTAGGCCAAGATCCATATGAATATATTGGAAATCCTAATTTAAAAGCTGAAGTTAATAATCAATTTGAAATAGGTTTTAAAGGTAGAGAGCCTTTGAAAAATGGATTTAATAGCTTTACATATGAAACTTCTTTCTATTATTCATTCTTTGAAAACTATATCGTTGGCGTCATAGACCCAACCATAACACGTAAATTTAACCCGACAACAAATCCTACAAATGTAAAGGTATTTCAAAATATAGACGAAGCTTACAAAACTGGATTTGAAGCTATGGCTCAAATCGATTTTCTAAATGACTATTATTTTAAAACTGAATTTGCCTATGTATATGCAAAAAACAAGGATTTAAATGAATCGTTGCCTTTAATATCACCATTTAATACGAAGCTAAGTTTAGGTTTTCAAAAAGAAAAATTTTGGGGAAACATACAATACAATGTAGTATCTAAACAAGATCATATTTCTAGAAGTTTTGGTGAAACTGAAACCGATGGCTACCAAACTTTAGATATACGTTTTGGCGTAAAACCTATTAAAAATATAACTTTAGGCGTAGCCGTAATTAATGCTTTTGATGAAACTTACAACAACCATTTAAACTTCTCTTTCACTAATCAAGCAGATTTTGGACGAACATCAATTACAGAACCAGGACGCAATTTTTCTGCCTTTTTACAATATAAATTTTAA
- a CDS encoding mechanosensitive ion channel family protein, which yields MTEIEQLRDWINTNPFIWSIVKFMMILIVVLFCIQLLRRYLKKKITNTVIRYKAQKGIEILGYALLIILAIIYFSGTIKDFTIVIGLFTAGLAFTLQELILSVAGSVYIFLVKVYKPGDRIEINGIKGDVIDVDSIYTTMMEIGQWVSSDNYSGRIVKLSNAFVFKGPIYNYSQDFPFIWDEFNLPIRYGSDIDLAKSMIIKIASEVLSEYTTNSKAEWKSVVNKYYIEDAQIDPTLAISLTDNWIQFNLRYIVDFKKRRFIKDLLNDKIRMEIENTNGKIILASTTIELIKIPELKVNLGEDKKGQ from the coding sequence ATGACAGAAATAGAACAATTAAGAGACTGGATTAACACTAATCCTTTTATATGGAGTATTGTTAAGTTTATGATGATCCTAATTGTTGTATTGTTTTGCATTCAATTGCTTAGAAGATATTTAAAAAAGAAGATTACAAACACTGTCATACGTTATAAAGCTCAAAAAGGTATCGAAATTTTGGGTTATGCTTTGTTAATCATTCTGGCAATTATTTACTTTTCGGGAACCATCAAAGATTTTACAATTGTAATAGGTTTGTTTACTGCAGGATTGGCTTTTACCTTACAGGAGTTGATTTTGAGCGTTGCAGGTTCTGTCTATATTTTTCTAGTGAAAGTCTATAAGCCTGGTGATCGCATTGAAATCAATGGTATTAAAGGAGATGTGATTGATGTCGATAGTATTTATACCACTATGATGGAAATTGGTCAATGGGTAAGTAGTGATAATTACAGTGGTCGAATTGTGAAATTAAGTAATGCTTTCGTTTTTAAAGGACCAATTTATAATTACTCCCAAGATTTTCCGTTTATCTGGGACGAATTTAATTTACCTATTCGTTATGGTTCTGATATTGATTTAGCAAAGTCAATGATAATTAAAATAGCTTCGGAAGTACTTTCAGAATACACAACAAATTCAAAAGCCGAATGGAAAAGTGTCGTTAATAAATACTACATTGAAGACGCACAAATTGATCCAACTTTAGCCATATCTCTCACTGATAATTGGATCCAATTCAATTTGAGATACATTGTCGATTTCAAGAAACGTAGGTTTATAAAGGATCTTCTGAATGATAAAATAAGAATGGAAATTGAAAACACAAATGGTAAAATTATTTTAGCATCAACAACAATAGAGCTGATTAAAATTCCTGAATTAAAAGTGAATTTGGGTGAAGATAAAAAGGGACAATAA
- a CDS encoding c-type heme family protein: MKKTLIIFTLSLFIFSCNNEKKNTTLTSVKTLEGESAHPGKKLMETNCYVCHSPTASQDDRVGPPMIAIKKHYIDSNTSKDEFIKSMQAWIKNPKEDDAKMFGAVKRFGLMPKQSFPDETIQQIADYMFDNEIEQPIWFEDHFKGKKEKGKGNNKGKGMHKQQAQSSFEKLPYGERGLTYALSTKAVLGKNLMGTIQKKGVIEALAFCNEQAYPLTDSMSVVHNANIKRVSDKPRNQNNQANSFEINKIETFKKQLKNKLEIEPIVAEIEEKVHVYYPIITNDMCLKCHGTPNQSVTNETLNKLQQLYPNDKALGYNINEIRGIWSVTFDK; this comes from the coding sequence ATGAAAAAAACATTAATTATTTTTACGTTATCTCTATTCATTTTTAGTTGTAATAATGAAAAAAAGAATACAACACTTACCTCAGTAAAAACGCTTGAAGGAGAAAGTGCTCATCCTGGTAAAAAGTTAATGGAGACTAATTGTTATGTGTGTCATAGTCCAACAGCTAGTCAAGATGATAGAGTAGGACCTCCAATGATTGCTATAAAAAAACATTATATAGACAGTAATACTTCAAAAGATGAATTTATAAAATCCATGCAAGCTTGGATAAAGAATCCAAAAGAAGATGATGCTAAAATGTTTGGAGCCGTAAAACGTTTTGGACTAATGCCTAAGCAATCTTTTCCAGATGAAACTATTCAGCAAATAGCAGATTATATGTTTGATAATGAAATAGAGCAACCAATTTGGTTTGAAGATCATTTTAAAGGTAAAAAAGAAAAAGGCAAGGGAAATAATAAAGGAAAAGGAATGCACAAGCAACAGGCGCAATCTAGTTTTGAAAAGTTGCCGTATGGAGAACGTGGCTTAACATATGCACTATCAACGAAAGCAGTTTTGGGTAAAAATCTCATGGGTACAATTCAAAAGAAAGGCGTTATAGAAGCTTTAGCTTTTTGCAATGAACAAGCATATCCTTTAACAGATAGTATGTCTGTAGTACATAATGCTAATATCAAACGTGTTTCAGATAAACCTAGAAATCAAAATAACCAAGCGAATTCATTTGAAATAAATAAAATCGAAACCTTTAAAAAGCAATTAAAAAATAAATTAGAGATTGAACCTATTGTTGCAGAAATAGAAGAAAAAGTCCATGTATATTATCCTATTATTACAAATGATATGTGCTTGAAATGTCATGGCACACCAAATCAGTCTGTAACTAATGAAACATTAAATAAGCTTCAGCAATTATATCCAAACGATAAGGCTTTAGGATATAATATAAATGAAATTAGAGGTATTTGGAGTGTTACTTTTGATAAATAA
- the trxA gene encoding thioredoxin, with amino-acid sequence MSKFSELINQDKPVLVDFFAEWCGPCKMMSPILKQVKDNLGDKVAIIKIDVDKNQALAAKYQVRGVPTLMLFKKGKQVWRQSGVLQKDEIINIITSKGS; translated from the coding sequence ATGAGTAAATTTTCAGAATTAATAAATCAAGATAAACCGGTTTTAGTAGATTTTTTTGCAGAGTGGTGTGGACCATGTAAAATGATGAGTCCTATTTTAAAACAGGTAAAAGACAATTTAGGAGATAAAGTAGCAATTATAAAAATTGATGTCGATAAGAACCAAGCTTTAGCTGCAAAATATCAAGTGAGAGGTGTGCCAACACTTATGCTGTTTAAAAAAGGGAAGCAAGTTTGGCGACAATCAGGTGTGCTTCAAAAAGATGAAATTATAAACATTATTACTTCTAAGGGATCATAA
- a CDS encoding peroxiredoxin — protein sequence MNTLETTKQQEEVFTMPRIGDKAPEFTATTTQGEINFPSDYKGEWSILFSHPADFTPVCTSEFMTFAHLEEKFKKANCNLIGLSIDGLYSHIAWLRTIKDKIKFNGMENIEVKFPLIEDISMNVAKKYGMIQPGESKTQAVRAVFFVDPEGIVRALIYYPLSLGRNFDELYRALIAMQTSDKFNVATPADWNPGDDVIVSPAGSCGVAEERMTSTEDLDCKDWFFCTKKLDKNLVLDSILKK from the coding sequence ATGAATACTTTAGAAACAACAAAACAGCAAGAAGAAGTTTTTACCATGCCAAGAATTGGTGATAAAGCTCCAGAGTTTACTGCAACAACAACGCAAGGAGAAATTAATTTTCCTTCAGATTATAAAGGTGAATGGTCAATATTATTTAGTCATCCAGCAGATTTCACACCAGTTTGTACATCTGAGTTTATGACATTTGCTCATTTAGAGGAAAAGTTCAAAAAAGCAAACTGTAATTTAATCGGCTTATCAATTGACGGTTTATATAGCCACATTGCTTGGTTAAGAACGATTAAGGATAAAATTAAATTTAATGGTATGGAAAACATTGAGGTTAAATTTCCATTAATTGAAGATATTTCTATGAATGTTGCCAAAAAGTATGGTATGATACAACCAGGAGAAAGTAAAACACAAGCTGTTAGAGCTGTCTTTTTTGTAGATCCAGAAGGCATTGTGAGAGCTTTAATCTATTATCCATTAAGTTTAGGACGCAATTTTGATGAATTATATAGAGCGTTAATCGCGATGCAAACCTCAGATAAATTTAATGTGGCAACACCAGCAGATTGGAATCCAGGAGATGATGTGATTGTGTCTCCAGCAGGATCTTGTGGTGTTGCTGAAGAAAGAATGACATCTACCGAAGATTTAGATTGTAAAGACTGGTTCTTTTGTACTAAAAAACTAGATAAAAATCTAGTTTTAGACAGCATTCTAAAAAAATAA
- a CDS encoding TetR/AcrR family transcriptional regulator, which yields MTKKKDENTEEQILDAAKNVFQSKGMVGARMQEIADKAGINKAMLHYYYRSKQLLFEAVFKNAFSLLAPQLNAILNDDSSIEEKVKNFTLNYITFIVKHPYLPNFVIQELNRNPEFILKMKSNPGFPNLEKFSKQVKGEVENGIIKPISAEQLFINIVALNIFPFVAKPLIMAFTNTDDEDYKQLIEDRKTEVSDFIINSLKNT from the coding sequence ATGACAAAAAAGAAAGACGAAAATACAGAAGAACAAATATTAGATGCAGCTAAAAATGTATTTCAATCTAAAGGAATGGTTGGAGCTCGTATGCAAGAAATCGCAGATAAGGCAGGTATAAATAAAGCAATGCTTCATTATTATTACAGAAGCAAGCAATTATTATTTGAAGCTGTTTTTAAAAACGCATTCTCCTTGTTAGCACCTCAATTAAATGCGATTTTAAATGATGATTCTTCTATTGAAGAGAAGGTGAAGAACTTTACTCTAAATTATATAACATTCATTGTTAAGCATCCTTATTTGCCAAACTTCGTTATTCAAGAACTCAATAGAAATCCAGAGTTTATTTTAAAAATGAAAAGCAATCCAGGTTTTCCAAATCTTGAAAAATTTAGTAAACAAGTTAAAGGTGAAGTTGAGAATGGCATTATAAAACCAATTAGTGCAGAGCAATTATTTATCAATATTGTGGCTTTAAATATTTTTCCATTTGTAGCAAAACCCTTAATCATGGCATTTACAAATACAGATGATGAAGATTACAAACAATTAATTGAAGATCGTAAAACAGAAGTTTCCGACTTTATTATTAATTCGCTAAAAAACACATAA
- the cydB gene encoding cytochrome d ubiquinol oxidase subunit II, with the protein MEIFWYIAIGIVLTVFFILDGYDFGAGIIHLFFAKDEKDKEVITKSAGLFWDSNEVWLVAAGGMLFMAFPTFYASVFSGFYLPLIIVLWLIIFRAIGLEFRGQFKYQMWKDIWDKAFGVSSLLLALFFGIALGNIVRGVNLGSVENGVSSHEGHYFFLPLWDSSFSPLTDHPGVIDWFTIIIGLITVVTLAIHGANWIILKTNSTINIKLKGVISKLNIALAILTVFSLIVWQSVNPNSLDNFIQKPFLMIFPIIYLTGLIGLFFIKKIKKDSHAFVLSTLLILGGITSSLASLFPVILPSINDVNEHLTIYNTSASEYGLSVAVIWGIIGFALIVVYMIIQKRLMSGKIDNMDYGH; encoded by the coding sequence ATGGAAATATTTTGGTACATAGCAATAGGAATTGTTCTAACGGTGTTTTTTATTTTAGACGGTTATGATTTTGGAGCAGGAATTATTCATTTATTTTTTGCAAAAGATGAAAAAGACAAAGAAGTCATTACTAAATCTGCTGGTTTGTTTTGGGATTCTAATGAGGTTTGGCTAGTAGCAGCAGGAGGAATGCTATTTATGGCTTTTCCAACTTTTTATGCGTCAGTTTTTAGTGGATTTTATTTGCCATTAATAATTGTATTATGGTTAATTATTTTTAGAGCCATCGGATTAGAATTTAGAGGACAATTTAAATATCAAATGTGGAAAGATATTTGGGATAAAGCCTTTGGTGTTTCTAGTTTGTTATTAGCGTTATTTTTCGGAATCGCTTTAGGTAATATTGTTAGAGGTGTTAATTTAGGAAGCGTTGAAAACGGAGTTTCTTCTCATGAAGGACATTATTTTTTCTTACCGTTATGGGATAGTAGTTTTAGTCCATTAACAGACCATCCTGGAGTTATTGATTGGTTTACAATTATTATTGGATTAATTACTGTGGTTACTTTGGCAATTCATGGTGCCAATTGGATCATTCTAAAAACCAATTCAACAATAAATATCAAGCTTAAAGGCGTTATTTCTAAATTAAATATTGCTTTGGCAATCCTTACAGTTTTCTCTTTAATTGTATGGCAAAGTGTGAATCCAAATTCATTAGATAATTTTATTCAAAAGCCTTTTTTAATGATATTTCCGATCATTTATTTAACTGGATTGATTGGGCTGTTTTTTATAAAAAAAATCAAAAAAGATAGTCATGCTTTTGTATTGTCAACCTTGTTGATTTTAGGTGGCATTACATCTTCATTAGCATCTTTGTTTCCTGTAATATTACCGTCTATTAATGATGTGAATGAGCATTTGACTATTTATAATACATCTGCATCAGAATATGGTTTATCTGTTGCTGTAATTTGGGGAATTATTGGATTTGCCTTGATCGTTGTTTACATGATCATTCAAAAAAGGTTGATGAGCGGGAAAATTGATAACATGGATTATGGCCATTAG
- a CDS encoding TolC family protein, with translation MKQLILILMLLIALPIAAQQSITLEECYNFVTINYPLAKQSQLLDAQNKLDVEAISTSKLPQFNFDAQATYQSDVIEIPIPNANIEGLNKDQYRATLSVNQLIYNGGLTNASLQVKSAQLKTKRKQVEISLYQLKQQINQLYFSVLLTQKSELLLNAKQAQLEAKLIEVKSGIKYGVILPSSDKILEVELLKISQQSKELESQKATLIATLSSLISQPLNALTQFQNPLIETQIQSDLNRPELELFQLKKEEIDNSENLLSKQNSPKLHGFATGGYGNPGLNMLDNSFQTFYTVGVKFNWNIFDWNSNKKQRESLLINKDIVDNETEIFKLNINIELNQQQQEIDKIENFIASDLEILNLRNEVLKTVDSQLKNGVITSSVYITELTNLYEDENILIKHNIQLQLAKANYNVIKGQ, from the coding sequence ATGAAACAATTAATCCTCATTTTAATGCTTCTAATTGCATTGCCAATTGCAGCACAACAAAGCATCACGCTGGAGGAATGCTACAATTTTGTAACTATAAATTATCCACTAGCAAAGCAATCACAACTATTAGATGCGCAAAACAAATTGGATGTTGAAGCAATTTCTACTTCAAAACTACCACAATTCAATTTTGATGCTCAAGCAACGTATCAATCTGATGTGATAGAAATTCCTATTCCAAATGCCAATATTGAAGGTTTAAACAAAGACCAGTATCGTGCAACGTTATCAGTTAATCAGTTAATTTATAATGGTGGATTAACGAACGCTTCATTACAAGTGAAATCTGCGCAACTCAAAACGAAAAGGAAACAGGTTGAGATTAGTTTGTATCAACTAAAACAACAAATTAATCAACTTTATTTTTCTGTACTATTAACTCAAAAATCTGAGTTATTATTAAACGCAAAGCAAGCGCAATTAGAAGCCAAGCTTATAGAAGTTAAATCTGGAATAAAGTATGGTGTTATTTTGCCATCTTCAGACAAGATCTTGGAAGTCGAACTATTAAAAATAAGTCAACAATCTAAAGAGTTAGAAAGCCAAAAAGCAACGCTCATTGCGACACTTTCAAGTTTAATAAGCCAGCCATTAAATGCTTTAACCCAATTTCAAAATCCACTTATAGAAACTCAAATTCAATCGGATTTGAATAGACCAGAACTCGAATTATTTCAACTTAAAAAAGAAGAAATTGATAATTCAGAAAATCTATTGTCTAAACAAAATTCACCAAAATTACATGGTTTTGCGACTGGTGGTTATGGAAATCCTGGATTAAACATGCTTGATAATTCATTTCAAACATTTTATACAGTTGGAGTGAAGTTCAATTGGAATATTTTCGATTGGAATTCAAATAAAAAACAACGTGAATCACTATTAATCAACAAAGATATTGTAGATAATGAAACAGAAATTTTTAAGCTGAATATAAATATTGAATTGAATCAACAACAGCAAGAAATCGATAAAATAGAAAACTTTATAGCTTCTGATTTAGAGATTTTAAATCTTAGAAATGAAGTGCTTAAAACAGTAGATTCCCAACTTAAAAATGGTGTGATTACATCTTCGGTATATATCACAGAGCTTACCAATTTATACGAAGATGAAAATATTTTAATAAAACATAATATTCAATTACAACTCGCAAAAGCAAATTATAATGTTATTAAGGGACAATAA